The DNA segment CCCCGCAAGCAGCAGAACTCAGAGTGCTCCTGCCACAAGGAGTCAAGGTGGTAGACGGGGACAGGTGGAAAAGCCAGCCCCTGCTACAAGTCCCAGAGGAACAGGGCAAAGTTACCAGACTAGGTCCACAGCTGCATATGGCGGTGAACAAGGAGACACGAAGAGCAGCCGCGGGGCAAGAGCTAAGACCTCTACAGCTGCTGGAGGAGGAAAATCTGCTGCAGCTACGGAAGCCTTTGCAAGCTCTGCTAGCCCGTTGCCACAGGCAGCCAGCAAATCCACCAAAGCCCAAGGCAAAGCAAACAACTATCTCTCCGCTCTCCCTGCCGAAAAAGTTGCTGAAATAGAGAAAGGGACCCGGGGCCAGCGAACCAACCCTGAATGGTACAAGTGGCGAGAGAACCGTATCACGGCCTCGGTCGCTCCCAAGATCGCCAACAGCAAGTTTGTGAATGGCCGAAGCTCTGAGGTCCCTCAGTCATACCTTAAAACTGTGGTAGGATCTGGCTCTGCTGTGCAGACCCCAGCCATGAGTTGGGGTATCCGCAATGAAAAGAAAGCCGTGCAGGCCTATGAGGTGCTCAAGTCCAGCAAGATTGAGAAGCTGGTGAAGGTTGACGATTGTGGCCTCTTCATTGACAAAGGGAAGGCGTGGCTGGCTGCCAGCCCCGATGGGATTGTCAGAGAAGCAGATACGGGCAAAGAGATTGGGGTCTTGGAGGTCAAGTGTCCCTATAAACACAGAGATAAGACAGTGTCCGAAGCTTGCAAGGACAAAAATTTCTGTCTGGAGAAGGAGGGCAATTCCTACTCCTTGAAAAAGAATCATCATTACTACGGGCAGGTGCAGTGCCAGATGGGAGTCACTGGCCTTACAAAGGCAGACTTAGTGGTCCACACCAACAAGGAAACGGTGGTCGCCCCTGTAGATTTTGATCCTGTTTTCTGGGAGACAACTGCGTCAAAgctggagaagttctatactgaTGCTGTGGTTCCTTACCTCGATGAGAAGAAaagtgccgccatcttggctaagGAAGAATGAAGTTGCTGAGAAGTCCTACTTTCCTCTTCCCCTGTAGATGTGCCTTCATTATATAGAACTGAAACTCCTTTCAGACTTCTTGCCCAGCAGTACAAAATGGTTgttctcctgtgcctttaatacgCCCTAGCAAATAGTTACAGAGCAGCGCAGCCCTTACAGCCGCTCCCCCTGCAACCCCTCTGTAGTTGTGTGGCTATCATCTTCAACGGTTGTATGCATTCTTTTCTCTGAGCTGCATAAGTATGCTGTATACACTCCtgttgcaagcaaagcagatgagcATACACGGCAGGCCTGGCATATCTCCTGGTGTGAAGTGGTGGCAGCCATGCTGTCCAACTTGACTCTTCTCACTCGATTGGGTCAGACAACTTGGATAACGTGACTGCAGGTGTTTTGGTGGcggcagggaaggaggaacaaACAACTGCTACTAATCTGCTCACCCTGTGAAACTGGCAATTGCTCCGTTGCCTTAATGATTCCATATTAGCTCCCATGTAACTTGGACGTGGATgatctctaaaaaaaaaaatttttttcctgCCTTCCAGCCACCAGAACAACTAAGAGAAATTGGAATGCACTGTTTTGAGACCAGAGTATTCATGGCTTAAGCTTTTTGGCCCTCAGTTAttgaggtttttttgtttttgtcttcaagGCAGAGCTAAACCTGGCACACTTTTTACAGGGCATTCACAGTACTACCTAGAGCCTGTGCAGAAGCCGTTGCTTTGCCAGGAAACAGCCCATGTGATGGTGAAGTTCACAGTTCTGAACTGAGTTGTACTTTTTTTGTATGGGGGAAGAATGGGTGCCTGGCTATTTTAAGAGTCAGGGGGCTTGAACAGATGAAATTTGTATCTTATGCACCTATTACTTGGGAACAAGATCCATTGAATTgtgtggaacttatttctgaggaaATGTGCATTAGAGTGGGCTACAACTTGATTTCTGAGTTATGCCTGTTGAATATCAGATGATATGACTTCAAATTTCTAATGATTAAGGTGACATGCTCCTTTTTGTCACATCTTTTGTTCAGCCATGTTGGCCAAGAGTACACGCAGGCCCATTCCACTATAGGAGAACCAGCATTTTTGCTTTTGAAGCCACTTGTAGGTTAGGAAGACTAAACATTCATTATATAATGCAGGTACGGGCAACCagtggcctcccagatgttgctgaaccaactcccatcatccatgtctactggccatgcttgctggggttgatgggagttgtagttcagcaacaaccagagggccaaaggttccccacacctgatgtaatgCTTGGCTTACATTTAGAAAATCAACTTTTGTGAATTGCAACTTTGTTTAGAACAGAAACTACCTTGCAAGTTTCTAACATCAATAATAGCACATCGTATACCAGCCAAAgtgtagagcatttgctttagtTTACCCATGGCTTCTGCTGTGCAAAATGTAACGTgtctaaataaatatattcacctTGGATAATGTCCTGTGGTATATGCAAAACTCATTCAAAGAGGTCAACAAAGCTGGGGTAATGACCTTCTCATTGCAAGTCTTATTTTTATTACTTGGCAAGACTGCCTTGAAAATGGTGCCAAAGCAGCAGGTAGCAGATTTGAGTGTCTTAATGTGGTTGAATGAGTTGGCTAGAAAGATGGCATGAGATGAGAGAGCTGAGCGGGGTGGGAAGTAGGATTCACTTCTTGCCTGGCGGCCTGCTGTACCCCTAAGGCTTATGAGATTGCCTGTTGACTATATATTTTATATCTAGCTGAAACAAGTGTCAAACTCATTTAGATATAACTTGACTATAGTCATTAACACCAGCTTCCTGCAACATTTCAAATACTCGTTTCAAGTGCTTTACAATAGTAGATGTATGTGttgatctaacaaaaatatgttaacttgtccctaagagaggcttccacattAGGGGACTAGAAAGTAATCAATGTAATGTTAAAACACAACTGAGGAAATGAAAGGCCAGTTTAAAGTCTGTTCCAGGTAAAATGGTGGAAAGGATTATTAAAGATAAACTTTTCAAAAACTTCAGGCGTATAGCAGAACAAGCCCAGCTGAAGGAGGTTCCAGCTGAGTGgaagggtgctgttgcactcagcttCTGCTTGTTGGCGTTCCCTTggtatccagttggccactgtgagctgctggactagatggacctttggcctgatccagcaagctcttcttacatTAGGTAATTAACATGGCTTTTTCAAGGTAATATCTTCCATAACAAGCTTCTAGTTAACCAGTATCTAGATGGGGTAGCCCAATATACTTGACCTAATAAACCTGTTGCCCTTATTGAAGACTCTTTGGTAAACTTAGCAGTAATGGGATTAGAAAATAAGTCCTTTTATGGATCAGTAACAAGTCAACAAGCCTTGCCaaactttgtggataccatgccTTCTGCAcacttctccccccttccccaactCTCCCAAGAGTGCGTCCACACACATTTTTTGCTTTTCCAGTTGAGTCTGggtaaaagttggatccagtagaattaaaactTATCATCTTGCTCTTGGATAGTTTAATGTGGGGTCCCAATAAAGCTTACGTTAGTAGACGGcacaatttaaacaaaaattgGACTTCATGTTTGCAAATATCACAAATGATCCAGGTCTTCCTggattttaattatttgtttgcagggaataACAGCCAATAAACAATAGAACACAGCTATTGACAGGTGACTATTAATTTGATCTGAGGGGATGCCTTCTGAAAAGGATCCACGGTTTTATAGTATGGCGGTGCTGGGAGGCACCAGACCCATGATTTCTGGAGTTCTATGGATGTGATCTGTGTTCAGTGGGTGAGGCTTGTGGAAAATACGAACTTTCAAGAGGAATGTTACTGTTTCGTGTGTGCATCTCCTGTCTCCCAGATCGCTCCCCTTTCTGTCTTGCCCTGCTTGCGTTCAGCTGCTCATGTGCTGATCTGAGCTGGAAAAGAAAGTAGGAGCCTGAGGTTTTTGCAGTTTCACCTTTATGCACTTTGCAAGACGGGAAAACAAGGTAACACCTGTAACCTACCATAGCACAAAAATGGCAATGAGCAGGTGTGtctgcacacacagagactttGTGAGCGAGCAGAGCTGCTGCTTTCCTGTGCATATATCCAGTGAAGCATTTTGATCTAGAGCAGCTGAAAAGTGTTATATGGCTATACATGGATGCACAATCTGCAGTCCTCGGCTTCATTTTAAAAGCCCTCTGCAAGTAATCAGTTCAAACCTAGCATGAGCAGCATGGCCACACACTGGcagggaagaggggggaaagtgaTGGCCCTGTCAGCCACAAATACACCTCTAATGTCTTACTCTGAAGGTAACAGCTCCAGAGGCCCACGAAGCCACTGCATGCACACACCTACTCATTGTCACTTTTGTCCATAAAGTGACAGGAGGTAACAATTTCCCCTCAAAATGTACTTAACAGCTGTTagaggtgggcaaccttttttctcTAGTTTTCCATGGAGAAGGTAAAAAAATACTTCTGTGACTTACACTGCACCCCACTTGTATTAGTATgagcatgaaatggaaatggactgccttcaagttgatcctgacttatggcgaccgtatgaatagggatttcattgtaagcagtattcagagtgagtttaccattgcctccttctgaggccagtcctccccaactggctagggcctgctcagcctgccacaactgcacaagccagccccttccttgtccgcaactgcctgctggggggcaactgggctccttgggactatgtagcttgcccatggctgcacaggtggcagggcatgtaacctctgagccattcactgtggggctGGTCTTTAGCTGTCCCTtgtcacccaggagacatgagtggggatttcaactcagactctggactcccagccaggctctcctccccactgtgctataccagctgtttagtATGAGCCTAGTGTCCTTTATTTTGAAAGATCTAGAGTGGTTGCAAATGTACTATCATCAGAGTAGAGGTTCGGTATATTGTTTGCATGCTGACACGAAACAGAAAAACCTACATTTTAGTTTCTCCCTCAgtgacattaagaacataagaagagcctgctggatcaggccagtggcccatcagcatcctgttctcacagtggccaaccaggtgcctgggggaagccctcaagcaggacccgagttcaagaacactctcccctcctgaggcctctggcaactggttttcagaagcatgctgcctctgactagggtggcagagcacagccattatggctagtagccattgatagccctgtcctccatgaatttgtctaatcttcttttaaagccgtccaagctggtggccattactgcatcttgtgggagcaaattccatagcttaactatgcgctgagtaaagtacttccttttgtctgtcctgaatcttccaacattcagcttctttgaatgttcacgagttctagtattatgagagagggagaagaacttttctctatccactttctcaatgccatgcataattttatacacttctatcatgtctcctctgacccgccttttctctaaactaaaaagccccaaatgctgcaacctttcctcgtaagggagtcgctccatccccttgatcattctggttgccctcttctgaaccttttccaactctataatatcctttttgagatgaggcgaccagaactgtacacagtattccaaatgggccgcaccatagatttatacaatggcatgatgatatcggctgttttattttcaatacctttcctaattatcgctagcatggaatttgcctttttcacagctgccgcacactgggtcgacattttcatcatgctgtccactacaaccccaaggtctctctcctggttggtcaccgccagttcagaccccatgagcgtatatgtgtaattcagattttttgctccaatatgcataactttacacttgtttatattgaattgcatttgccatttttctgcccattcactcattttggagaggtctttttggatctctttgcaatccttctttgttttaacaaccctgaacaatttagtgtcgtcagcaaac comes from the Rhineura floridana isolate rRhiFlo1 chromosome 7, rRhiFlo1.hap2, whole genome shotgun sequence genome and includes:
- the LOC133389565 gene encoding uncharacterized protein LOC133389565, which gives rise to MGRPRKTSDNVSSPRPAATVPKAAPATPRSSDSARTLPASSRTQSAPATRSQGGRRGQVEKPAPATSPRGTGQSYQTRSTAAYGGEQGDTKSSRGARAKTSTAAGGGKSAAATEAFASSASPLPQAASKSTKAQGKANNYLSALPAEKVAEIEKGTRGQRTNPEWYKWRENRITASVAPKIANSKFVNGRSSEVPQSYLKTVVGSGSAVQTPAMSWGIRNEKKAVQAYEVLKSSKIEKLVKVDDCGLFIDKGKAWLAASPDGIVREADTGKEIGVLEVKCPYKHRDKTVSEACKDKNFCLEKEGNSYSLKKNHHYYGQVQCQMGVTGLTKADLVVHTNKETVVAPVDFDPVFWETTASKLEKFYTDAVVPYLDEKKSAAILAKEE